In a single window of the Veillonella sp. genome:
- a CDS encoding MBL fold metallo-hydrolase, with the protein MNIIKRPLGLYKANCYVLIKDGKSLIIDPGFHSKHIIEMVGDSEPIAVLLTHGHCDHVSALDEVCEYYNIPAYLHPLDQELLQLIRRRPSVYKKKMYTNCKDLVAGKLEVGPFKIIVHHTPGHSAGSVCLEIGGHLFSGDTLFKQNVGNTDNYKSNPRDLIISLKHILTLSKDLIVEPGHKESTTLKDEEEFIKNIVG; encoded by the coding sequence ATGAATATTATAAAACGCCCTCTAGGGCTTTATAAAGCAAATTGTTATGTATTAATTAAAGATGGAAAATCTCTTATTATTGATCCCGGGTTTCATAGTAAGCATATAATTGAAATGGTAGGAGATTCTGAGCCTATAGCAGTATTATTAACACATGGTCATTGTGATCATGTGTCGGCTCTTGATGAGGTTTGTGAGTATTATAATATTCCTGCTTATTTACATCCTTTGGATCAAGAGTTATTACAACTAATCCGACGTAGACCTAGTGTATATAAAAAGAAGATGTACACGAATTGTAAAGATTTAGTGGCCGGTAAATTAGAAGTAGGGCCTTTTAAAATAATCGTACATCATACACCAGGCCATAGTGCTGGCTCAGTTTGTTTGGAGATTGGTGGACATCTATTTTCTGGAGATACTTTATTCAAACAAAATGTAGGAAATACCGACAACTATAAGAGTAATCCCCGTGATTTAATCATTAGTTTGAAGCATATATTAACGTTGTCAAAGGATTTAATTGTCGAACCAGGACATAAAGAATCTACAACATTAAAAGATGAAGAAGAATTCATCAAAAATATTGTAGGATAG
- the scpB gene encoding SMC-Scp complex subunit ScpB → MSLPTMHLEAVLFSAAKPISIEMLEEVFELSKEEVQDYIDTLQRELEEQNRGIRLRVSGAGIELVSAMESADYVGHIRKREDKLSNAAMETLAVIAYKQPITKAEIEEIRGVNSDKIIKQLLTRSLIAELGHKDTVGRPILYGTTDEFLRSAGVESIEALHQEVSETEG, encoded by the coding sequence ATGAGCTTACCAACAATGCATTTAGAGGCCGTGTTGTTCTCAGCGGCAAAACCTATATCAATAGAAATGCTTGAAGAAGTATTTGAACTTTCAAAAGAGGAAGTACAAGATTATATAGATACATTACAACGGGAACTAGAAGAGCAAAATCGCGGCATCCGTTTGAGAGTATCTGGAGCAGGTATTGAGTTAGTTAGTGCCATGGAAAGTGCTGACTATGTAGGTCATATCCGTAAGAGAGAAGATAAATTATCTAATGCAGCGATGGAAACATTAGCTGTCATAGCCTATAAACAACCTATAACTAAAGCTGAAATTGAAGAAATCCGCGGTGTAAATAGTGATAAGATTATTAAACAATTACTCACTCGATCTCTTATTGCGGAACTAGGTCATAAAGATACTGTAGGAAGACCTATTCTTTACGGAACAACTGACGAGTTTTTAAGAAGTGCTGGCGTAGAATCTATTGAAGCTTTACATCAAGAAGTTTCAGAAACAGAAGGATAA
- a CDS encoding NAD(P)/FAD-dependent oxidoreductase → MKQIVVIGGGAAGLMAAVIAGREGARVILLEKMNMVGKKMGITGKGRCNITNSADMTEFIKNTPGNGKFLYGAYERFSNEDLLELLHSWGLKTKVERGGRVFPESDSALEVRNIFMKILKKYKVQVHLNEPVTSITVEDGRVVGVTTDKEQYACDAAIICTGGASYPLTGSTGDGYALAKKIGHTITDIRPSLVPIVTGESWVKDIMGLSLRNVEVSVISKNKLQAKQFGEMMFTHFGLTGPTILSLSHTVGKLLRKKNPQITIEINLKPALTAEVLDKRLQKDFDLYSKKQLANGMKDLLPVNLIPIVINLAELDPSKPINQITKEERMRLCHVLQHMTLTVKELRPVTEAIVTAGGISLKEFSPKTMESKLVKGLYGAGEVLDIDAFTGGYNLQAAFSTGYVAAMHAVHGDEE, encoded by the coding sequence ATGAAACAAATTGTAGTCATTGGCGGTGGTGCAGCAGGTCTTATGGCAGCTGTTATAGCTGGTCGTGAAGGGGCACGTGTCATCTTACTAGAAAAAATGAATATGGTTGGTAAGAAGATGGGCATTACAGGTAAAGGTCGCTGTAATATTACAAATAGTGCAGATATGACCGAGTTCATTAAAAATACGCCTGGTAATGGTAAGTTCCTATATGGCGCTTATGAACGCTTTAGTAATGAAGACTTGCTTGAATTATTACATAGTTGGGGCTTAAAAACTAAGGTTGAACGAGGGGGACGTGTATTCCCAGAATCTGATTCTGCTTTAGAAGTACGCAATATATTCATGAAAATCCTTAAAAAGTATAAAGTACAAGTTCATTTAAATGAACCTGTTACATCAATTACTGTTGAGGATGGTCGTGTTGTAGGAGTTACAACAGATAAGGAACAATATGCTTGTGATGCCGCTATCATTTGTACCGGTGGTGCCTCTTATCCGTTAACTGGTTCTACTGGTGATGGATATGCTTTAGCTAAAAAAATTGGTCATACCATTACAGATATAAGACCATCATTGGTACCAATTGTAACAGGGGAATCTTGGGTAAAAGATATTATGGGGCTTAGTCTTCGTAATGTTGAGGTATCCGTTATTTCGAAAAATAAGTTACAAGCAAAACAATTTGGGGAAATGATGTTCACTCATTTTGGCCTTACGGGTCCTACAATCTTGTCTTTAAGTCATACAGTAGGCAAATTGTTGCGTAAGAAAAATCCACAAATCACTATTGAAATAAATCTGAAGCCTGCATTAACTGCAGAAGTTTTAGACAAACGCTTACAGAAGGATTTTGATTTATATTCAAAAAAACAATTAGCTAATGGGATGAAAGATTTGTTACCTGTCAATCTGATTCCGATTGTGATAAACCTTGCTGAATTAGATCCAAGTAAACCCATTAATCAAATTACAAAAGAAGAACGTATGCGTTTATGTCATGTATTACAACATATGACATTAACTGTAAAGGAGTTACGCCCTGTAACAGAAGCAATTGTTACAGCCGGTGGTATTTCGTTAAAAGAGTTTAGTCCCAAAACCATGGAATCTAAATTGGTGAAAGGCTTATATGGTGCTGGTGAGGTTCTAGATATTGATGCCTTTACGGGCGGCTATAATTTACAAGCTGCTTTTTCCACTGGTTATGTGGCGGCAATGCATGCTGTACATGGTGATGAAGAATAG
- a CDS encoding phosphoethanolamine transferase, with protein MSSNLKQIGRNPIFRFGIIGIALYIALFFIYEPITLGLDVEDITILAVPTIVGTFLFQYFMGCTVFHRPFLGYGLVGILWALTFPLLFHWSYVKPLYFYEFANDFLFGLLIFMGLSGIQFLLNQTNRLHKTTSLIMAIITMILSLIPFLQIGYYLTTWHCLTPASLLAVYMTNPEEAFGFLKNAAGIPGLIAVGIGLVIWTYLLYWSNLGMKAVVNLNTTRPMRSTLLIASIVAFLVYVPFFLFPKTCIVANWIAAGDYVKQMQQYNDNHHLVFDSFNLDTKETSANKTPGTIILVIGESSSRDYMKVYNPNFPYDDTPWQGTMRADNKDFVFFDNAYSSYVQTVPTLERALSERNQYDDKPFLDSANILDVAKKAGYTTSWFSNQGVFGEYDTAISLMAKTADTTKWSHESYAFSDRYDESLLPLLQSVDPSKNNFIVIHIMGSHIYYNDRYPHEFSKWKQGPYPDGQEAYANSQLYTDWLLQQIYTYGKEKLNLQAMVYFSDHGESLDKSHNPDTFDFVMTHIPFWIYLSPQYRAEYPQTAEELSKHEHQYFTNDLLYDTLIGLMHAPNQRYDATRDFSNGKYRFNLHNLTTLLGEQPLTNDPVNAGK; from the coding sequence ATGTCATCTAATTTAAAGCAAATTGGGAGAAACCCCATCTTTCGCTTTGGTATCATTGGTATTGCTTTATATATAGCTCTATTTTTCATCTATGAACCTATTACACTAGGTCTAGATGTTGAAGATATAACGATTTTAGCAGTACCAACAATTGTAGGTACTTTTTTATTTCAATATTTTATGGGATGTACCGTTTTTCATAGACCATTTTTGGGATATGGCTTAGTCGGTATTCTTTGGGCCCTTACATTCCCACTTTTGTTCCACTGGTCCTATGTAAAACCTTTATATTTTTATGAATTTGCTAATGATTTTTTATTTGGCTTATTAATCTTTATGGGTTTATCGGGGATTCAATTTTTACTGAACCAAACGAATCGTCTCCATAAAACTACATCATTAATCATGGCAATTATTACCATGATATTGAGCCTTATCCCATTCTTACAAATAGGATACTATCTAACTACATGGCATTGTTTAACGCCAGCTAGTTTACTAGCAGTATACATGACAAATCCTGAAGAAGCATTTGGTTTCTTAAAAAATGCTGCTGGTATTCCTGGTCTTATCGCTGTTGGTATTGGCCTTGTAATATGGACCTATCTACTCTATTGGTCTAATCTAGGAATGAAAGCGGTAGTAAACTTAAATACTACACGACCTATGCGCTCTACATTGCTCATTGCATCCATAGTAGCATTCTTAGTATACGTACCATTCTTCTTATTCCCGAAAACATGTATTGTAGCAAACTGGATTGCAGCTGGCGACTATGTAAAACAAATGCAACAATATAATGATAACCATCATTTAGTATTCGATTCCTTCAATTTGGATACAAAGGAAACTTCTGCTAATAAAACACCAGGTACTATCATATTAGTCATCGGTGAATCTAGTTCTCGTGATTATATGAAGGTATATAATCCAAACTTCCCTTATGATGATACGCCATGGCAAGGTACTATGCGTGCAGATAATAAAGATTTTGTCTTCTTTGATAACGCATATTCATCATACGTACAAACAGTACCTACCCTCGAACGTGCTTTATCAGAACGTAATCAATATGATGATAAACCGTTCCTCGATTCTGCAAATATTTTAGATGTTGCTAAAAAAGCTGGATATACTACTTCTTGGTTTAGTAACCAAGGTGTATTTGGTGAATATGATACAGCTATTTCATTAATGGCTAAAACAGCAGACACCACTAAATGGTCACATGAATCTTATGCTTTCTCTGATCGCTATGATGAATCACTCTTACCATTATTACAGTCTGTTGATCCAAGTAAAAATAACTTCATCGTCATTCATATCATGGGTAGTCATATTTACTACAACGACCGTTATCCACATGAATTTAGTAAATGGAAACAGGGCCCATATCCAGATGGTCAAGAAGCATATGCTAATAGCCAACTTTATACAGACTGGTTATTACAACAAATTTATACTTATGGTAAGGAAAAATTAAACTTGCAAGCCATGGTGTATTTCTCTGACCACGGTGAAAGTTTAGATAAATCTCATAATCCAGATACATTTGACTTTGTTATGACTCATATTCCATTCTGGATATATTTATCACCTCAATATCGTGCTGAGTATCCTCAAACAGCAGAAGAACTCTCTAAACACGAACATCAATACTTTACAAATGATTTACTATATGACACATTGATTGGTCTTATGCACGCACCTAATCAACGGTATGATGCAACAAGAGACTTTAGTAATGGTAAATATCGATTCAATTTACATAACCTAACTACCTTACTAGGGGAACAACCATTAACTAATGATCCTGTAAACGCAGGAAAATAA
- a CDS encoding pseudouridine synthase, whose translation MERLQKFIASCGVASRRKAEELITEGKVQVNGRKVTELGVKIDPQKDKVKVNGQLLAQEKPVYYLLNKPKGVITSVSDPQGRETVLDYIKNESKRIYPIGRLDLYTEGLLLLTNDGELAQNLTHPSKGVEKTYEVRIKGRVRDEDLQVIANGVALEDGITAPATIVDLGFDDHNGVHEVEITIHEGRNRQVRRMFEHFGYRIHNLKRIAYAGLTLGGVKRGGSRQLTIREVKALKALGADKE comes from the coding sequence ATGGAACGATTACAAAAATTTATTGCTAGTTGTGGTGTAGCATCACGACGCAAGGCAGAAGAATTAATTACGGAGGGGAAAGTTCAGGTTAATGGCCGCAAGGTAACTGAGCTGGGCGTTAAAATTGACCCTCAAAAAGATAAGGTTAAGGTTAATGGCCAATTATTGGCGCAAGAAAAGCCTGTATATTATTTATTAAATAAGCCAAAAGGCGTTATTACATCGGTATCTGATCCTCAAGGTCGAGAAACTGTTTTAGATTATATCAAAAATGAATCTAAACGCATTTATCCTATTGGTCGTCTCGATTTATATACTGAAGGTTTATTATTACTTACCAATGATGGTGAGTTAGCACAAAACTTAACTCATCCGTCTAAGGGCGTAGAAAAAACATATGAGGTGCGTATTAAGGGCCGTGTTCGTGATGAAGATTTACAGGTTATTGCCAATGGTGTAGCACTGGAAGATGGTATAACAGCTCCTGCAACAATTGTAGATCTCGGTTTTGATGATCATAATGGTGTTCATGAAGTAGAAATTACAATCCATGAAGGTCGTAATCGCCAAGTTCGTCGTATGTTTGAACACTTTGGGTACCGTATTCATAACTTAAAACGAATTGCCTATGCTGGGCTTACCTTAGGTGGTGTTAAACGTGGTGGTTCTCGTCAGCTTACAATTCGTGAAGTAAAAGCTCTAAAAGCGTTAGGAGCAGATAAGGAATGA
- the cmk gene encoding (d)CMP kinase: MNTKKIAIAIDGPAGAGKSSISKVVANELGYLYIDTGAMYRGVTWAILDSHVNVNNQKDVESLLPSLDLTLEPTANACKVFVKGQDVTDLIRQQQINENVSTIASYKGVREYLVERQQAMAAVGGVILDGRDIGSVVLPKAELKIYLTASVDARAKRRWLEVQGTSNEQSLEDIKKNVESRDEMDKNRDESPLVCVEDAIVVDSSNMTFDETVEHILHLVQERI, translated from the coding sequence ATGAATACTAAAAAAATTGCCATTGCTATTGATGGTCCTGCAGGGGCTGGTAAAAGTAGTATTTCAAAAGTAGTGGCCAATGAATTGGGTTATTTATATATTGATACAGGCGCTATGTATCGAGGTGTAACATGGGCGATTCTCGATAGCCATGTTAATGTGAACAATCAAAAAGATGTAGAATCATTGCTCCCTTCATTAGATCTAACATTAGAGCCTACTGCAAATGCTTGTAAAGTATTTGTAAAAGGTCAAGACGTGACAGATCTAATTCGACAACAACAAATCAATGAGAATGTATCGACTATTGCTTCTTATAAAGGTGTTCGTGAATACTTAGTTGAACGCCAACAAGCTATGGCTGCTGTTGGTGGTGTTATTTTAGATGGTCGCGATATAGGTTCTGTTGTACTACCAAAGGCTGAGTTGAAGATATATTTAACAGCATCTGTAGATGCACGAGCAAAACGTAGATGGCTTGAAGTTCAAGGTACTTCTAATGAACAATCATTAGAAGACATTAAAAAGAATGTTGAAAGTCGCGATGAAATGGATAAAAATCGCGATGAATCTCCACTGGTGTGCGTTGAGGATGCTATTGTTGTGGATTCTAGTAACATGACGTTTGATGAAACAGTGGAACATATATTACATCTAGTACAGGAGCGAATCTAA
- a CDS encoding DUF523 domain-containing protein, which translates to MNNKAKLLISECLCGVSCRYDGKDNLIEQLPLLKDTFDLVTVCPEVLGGLTIPRDPAERQGKRVCTANGTDVTTEFHKGAQIALHIAIQRGCKQALMKAKSPSCGYKRIYDGTFSKTLREGHGCTVEALLMNNIEVYTEEEIDLLMEQKKR; encoded by the coding sequence ATGAATAATAAAGCAAAATTATTAATTAGTGAATGTTTATGTGGCGTATCCTGTCGTTATGATGGGAAAGACAATCTTATAGAACAGTTACCACTGTTAAAGGATACTTTTGATCTAGTAACCGTATGTCCAGAAGTATTAGGTGGTCTTACCATACCTCGAGATCCTGCGGAACGACAAGGTAAACGTGTATGTACGGCTAATGGAACTGATGTAACCACAGAATTCCATAAAGGAGCTCAAATTGCATTGCATATAGCAATTCAACGGGGATGTAAGCAGGCTCTAATGAAAGCAAAAAGTCCTAGTTGCGGTTATAAGCGTATTTATGATGGTACCTTTAGTAAAACCCTGCGAGAGGGGCACGGATGTACTGTAGAGGCCTTATTAATGAATAATATAGAGGTTTATACGGAAGAAGAAATTGACTTATTAATGGAACAAAAAAAGAGATGA
- a CDS encoding ScpA family protein yields MGDYNYKLDVFEGPLDLLLHLIEKHKIEITDIPIVEITSQYLEYLDNWNHFDIHYSSEFLVMASTLLQIKSRMLLPKAEPEPEDAEDPRDELVAKLVEFKKIKDFTAILMERTAVSANIFSRPEETSVLGLDNVYNLELSRLYEIFYQTIKRAKELPEEEPIREVKVEKDSYSLEDMILSLSSRVRRGESLYFRELLIAIETKSGMVTIFMAVLELLKQQVMEMRYEEDDIIFTAALEGTV; encoded by the coding sequence ATGGGAGATTATAATTATAAGTTGGATGTCTTTGAAGGCCCTTTGGACTTGCTTTTGCATCTTATTGAAAAACATAAAATAGAAATCACCGATATTCCTATCGTTGAAATTACGAGTCAATACCTAGAATATTTAGATAATTGGAATCACTTTGATATTCATTATAGTAGTGAGTTTCTTGTAATGGCTTCTACTTTGTTACAGATTAAATCGCGTATGCTATTACCTAAAGCTGAACCTGAGCCAGAAGATGCTGAAGATCCACGTGATGAATTGGTAGCTAAATTAGTAGAGTTTAAAAAAATCAAAGATTTTACAGCTATACTGATGGAACGTACGGCTGTATCCGCCAATATATTTAGTAGACCTGAAGAAACAAGCGTACTTGGGTTAGATAATGTATATAATTTAGAACTTTCCCGATTATATGAGATTTTTTATCAGACCATAAAACGCGCTAAGGAATTACCTGAAGAGGAGCCTATTCGCGAGGTCAAGGTTGAAAAAGACAGTTATAGTCTAGAGGATATGATTTTGTCTTTATCTAGTCGAGTACGACGTGGTGAAAGTTTATATTTTAGGGAGTTATTAATAGCAATTGAAACAAAAAGTGGTATGGTAACAATCTTTATGGCTGTTTTAGAATTGTTGAAGCAACAAGTTATGGAAATGCGCTATGAAGAGGATGATATTATATTCACTGCAGCCTTAGAAGGTACCGTATAG